One Sporomusaceae bacterium ACPt DNA window includes the following coding sequences:
- the opuBB_1 gene encoding Choline transport system permease protein OpuBB, which produces MVWGRFQEALVHRVPAALATHILMVLITIAIAIAISVPIGVLLTRPKYKKYGVVILNILNLLQTIPGLAIVALAMPVLGLGFKPTIVALVVQGLLPIARNTIVGLAEVNPDIKEAAKGMGMSEKKVLYEVELPLAMPIILAGVRTSTVYVVSAGTLAAYIGGGGLGDIILSGLNMLWPEFLIVGAGMGALLAIFLDRMLGYVEHRMTPPGYGV; this is translated from the coding sequence GTGGTTTGGGGGCGTTTTCAAGAAGCACTTGTTCATAGAGTTCCGGCAGCATTAGCCACCCATATTTTAATGGTTCTGATTACTATTGCGATTGCCATTGCCATTTCTGTTCCGATAGGAGTGCTTTTAACCAGACCTAAGTATAAAAAATATGGGGTTGTTATTTTAAACATCCTTAACCTGCTGCAGACCATTCCCGGTTTGGCCATTGTCGCCCTGGCCATGCCGGTCCTGGGGCTGGGTTTTAAACCTACGATTGTCGCTTTAGTTGTCCAAGGCTTGTTGCCTATTGCCAGGAATACCATTGTCGGTTTAGCCGAGGTAAACCCTGATATCAAAGAGGCAGCGAAAGGCATGGGGATGTCTGAGAAAAAAGTGCTGTACGAAGTTGAACTGCCGTTGGCCATGCCGATCATCTTGGCAGGGGTAAGGACATCTACCGTGTATGTGGTTAGTGCCGGTACTTTGGCTGCTTACATCGGGGGCGGCGGTTTGGGCGATATCATATTAAGCGGCTTAAACATGTTGTGGCCTGAATTCCTCATTGTTGGGGCCGGCATGGGGGCTTTGCTGGCTATATTTCTGGACAGAATGCTGGGATATGTTGAACACCGGATGACTCCGCCAGGATATGGGGTGTAG
- the osmV gene encoding Osmoprotectant import ATP-binding protein OsmV translates to MIELKEVTKLYKGQVAPAVDRLSLTIEKGETCTFLGPSGCGKSTTLRMINRMIEPSSGTIRINGKDVKEEDPNKLRMGIGYVIQQIGLLPHRTVAENIAIVPRLYGWPKEKINERVDELLRLIGLDPEMTRNKYPSQLSGGQMQRIGVARAMAVDPPVMLMDEPFGAVDPIARNYLQDEFLRLQKEMKKTICFVTHDINEAIKMGDKIAIFNQGKLVQHGTPQEILTRPANDFVRDFIGYDRVVKKLSLFQVKELTRRHMCIASYAELADICRKMNDAKAEVCFITNAAGEWDGFITAAEIANKEKLTGKSVSPEKVQAMALNQKQAVVQETFLLRDALSLMLELNTDYLGVFDRNEPVGMITLSDIRQHSSRKGGE, encoded by the coding sequence GTGATTGAGTTAAAAGAAGTAACAAAATTGTATAAGGGTCAGGTTGCTCCGGCTGTTGACCGCCTTTCCCTTACTATCGAAAAAGGGGAAACCTGCACGTTCCTTGGTCCCTCCGGCTGTGGCAAGAGTACCACTTTGCGCATGATTAACCGAATGATCGAACCGAGTTCAGGGACTATCCGCATCAATGGTAAAGATGTGAAAGAGGAGGACCCTAACAAACTCCGGATGGGTATTGGCTACGTTATTCAACAGATCGGTCTGTTACCCCACCGGACGGTTGCCGAGAACATTGCCATAGTACCGCGCTTATACGGTTGGCCCAAAGAGAAAATAAATGAGCGGGTTGACGAACTGCTGCGATTAATTGGCCTAGACCCGGAAATGACCAGGAACAAGTATCCGTCGCAACTCAGCGGGGGTCAAATGCAAAGAATCGGGGTAGCCAGAGCCATGGCGGTTGATCCCCCGGTCATGCTGATGGATGAGCCGTTTGGCGCTGTTGACCCTATCGCCCGGAACTATCTCCAAGACGAGTTTTTGCGGCTGCAGAAAGAAATGAAAAAGACCATTTGTTTTGTAACCCATGACATCAATGAAGCCATTAAGATGGGTGACAAAATTGCCATTTTCAATCAGGGAAAATTGGTTCAACATGGAACACCGCAAGAAATTCTGACCCGGCCTGCTAATGACTTTGTCAGAGATTTTATCGGTTATGACCGGGTTGTAAAGAAATTAAGTTTATTTCAGGTGAAAGAGTTAACCCGGCGGCACATGTGTATTGCCAGTTATGCCGAATTAGCTGATATCTGCCGGAAAATGAACGATGCTAAAGCCGAGGTCTGTTTTATCACCAATGCGGCCGGTGAATGGGACGGCTTTATTACTGCCGCCGAAATTGCCAATAAGGAAAAACTGACAGGCAAATCGGTTTCTCCGGAAAAAGTGCAGGCAATGGCCCTAAACCAAAAACAAGCCGTTGTGCAAGAAACATTTTTGTTGCGGGATGCGCTGTCGCTGATGTTAGAACTAAACACAGACTATCTCGGCGTTTTCGACAGGAACGAGCCGGTAGGCATGATTACTCTGAGTGATATTAGACAGCACTCTAGCAGAAAAGGGGGCGAATAA
- the osmX gene encoding Osmoprotectant-binding protein OsmX: MNKMVKYGLAVVLILALTVGIVGCGGSSQSNSSTTAKNENKPTIVVGSKTFTEALLLGTMTYQYLQSLGYPVENKVGLGELAVIRPALESKQIGAYWEYTGTVLINVMKHDPSFDEKESYNLVKEWDAKNNIIWLDYAPLNDTYAIMARKDVADKYNLKSVSDLFAQINKGEKLKFITAQEYVERPDGLTHLETVYGSKYPRDLCVNAALNISYEALKASQAEIGLAFTTDARIKAYGLVTLTDDKKAFPVYNAAPLFRKEIIDAYPQIPEQMKKLSSLLDNDTIMELNKAVDIDKKSVEEVSKEFLTKKGLIK, encoded by the coding sequence ATGAACAAAATGGTAAAATACGGACTGGCAGTAGTGTTGATACTTGCGTTGACGGTGGGAATCGTCGGGTGTGGCGGCAGCAGCCAATCCAATAGTAGCACTACCGCAAAAAATGAAAACAAGCCGACAATTGTTGTTGGCTCCAAGACTTTTACAGAGGCTTTGCTGCTGGGTACTATGACCTACCAATACTTGCAGAGTCTGGGTTATCCGGTGGAAAATAAGGTGGGTCTTGGCGAATTGGCGGTGATCCGGCCGGCACTGGAGTCGAAACAGATCGGCGCTTACTGGGAATACACCGGGACTGTGCTGATCAATGTTATGAAACACGATCCAAGTTTTGATGAAAAAGAAAGCTACAACCTGGTTAAAGAATGGGACGCTAAAAATAATATTATCTGGCTTGACTACGCGCCGCTCAACGACACGTATGCCATCATGGCCAGAAAAGACGTAGCCGACAAGTATAACTTGAAGAGTGTTTCCGATCTGTTTGCCCAGATCAATAAAGGAGAAAAGCTTAAATTTATTACTGCGCAAGAATATGTTGAGCGTCCTGACGGCCTAACTCATCTGGAAACTGTCTATGGCTCTAAGTATCCGCGGGACTTGTGTGTCAATGCGGCTTTAAACATTAGTTATGAAGCCTTGAAAGCCAGCCAGGCTGAAATCGGACTGGCGTTCACAACCGATGCCAGGATTAAAGCATACGGGCTAGTTACGCTTACTGACGACAAGAAGGCTTTCCCGGTCTATAACGCCGCACCGCTCTTTAGAAAAGAGATTATTGATGCTTATCCCCAAATTCCTGAACAAATGAAAAAACTTAGCAGTCTACTGGATAATGATACTATTATGGAGCTAAATAAAGCTGTTGACATTGATAAGAAAAGTGTGGAAGAAGTATCGAAAGAGTTCTTGACCAAAAAAGGGCTGATTAAGTAA
- the opuBB_2 gene encoding Choline transport system permease protein OpuBB, which yields MGAIRLDIVKKGGENLDYIKYLQKNISTVLDYTQTHFSLVLWAVGISLLLWIPLGMVITKNEKWANRVIGIANTIFCIPSLSLFAILITVPFLGLGRRSALVALVLYAMMPLVRNVYQGIKAVDKNVIEAAKGMGMSSWQILWEIELPLAAPVIFAGFRITVVMTTGIAAIATYIGERNLGRLIAEGLTRFNVEMIVVGALLIAIMAIAMDSILGKFEKRIVPRGLRVRRG from the coding sequence GTGGGGGCGATTCGCCTGGATATAGTGAAAAAAGGTGGTGAGAATTTGGATTACATCAAATACCTGCAAAAAAACATTTCAACGGTTTTGGACTATACCCAAACCCATTTTTCCCTTGTCCTCTGGGCGGTTGGAATTTCTCTTTTACTTTGGATTCCGCTGGGAATGGTAATTACCAAAAACGAAAAATGGGCCAACCGGGTGATAGGCATTGCCAACACAATCTTTTGCATACCAAGCTTGTCGCTGTTTGCAATTTTAATAACCGTGCCTTTTTTGGGGTTAGGCCGGCGGTCAGCCTTAGTTGCGCTGGTGTTGTATGCGATGATGCCGTTGGTAAGGAATGTTTACCAGGGGATTAAGGCTGTCGACAAAAATGTCATTGAAGCTGCCAAAGGCATGGGAATGAGTTCCTGGCAAATTCTCTGGGAAATTGAACTTCCCTTGGCTGCTCCCGTTATTTTTGCCGGTTTCCGGATTACGGTAGTCATGACCACCGGGATAGCAGCAATTGCCACCTACATCGGTGAAAGAAATTTGGGGCGCCTCATTGCCGAAGGTTTAACCCGGTTCAATGTAGAGATGATTGTAGTCGGCGCTTTGCTTATTGCGATTATGGCCATAGCCATGGACAGTATTTTGGGGAAATTTGAAAAAAGAATTGTGCCCCGGGGACTTAGGGTCCGCCGCGGTTAG